One Hippoglossus stenolepis isolate QCI-W04-F060 chromosome 22, HSTE1.2, whole genome shotgun sequence DNA segment encodes these proteins:
- the msrb3 gene encoding methionine-R-sulfoxide reductase B3 isoform X3, giving the protein MSGFNLLHLITKSQPVTLRSCSLPSGACRTKKTWPVSFSQEELRKRLTPKQFHVTQERGTESAFAGEFTDHKDDGTYTCVVCGNQLFSSKTKFDSGSGWPSFFDLVKEESVTVTDDFSYGMHRVETTCNQCGAHLGHLFDDGPRPTGKRYCINSASLAFQPKDTASSTSTSSPAAEGGAASSSASDGKTEL; this is encoded by the exons ATGTCGGGCTTCAATCTGCTGCATCTAATAACCAAGAGTCAGCCTGTAACTCTGAGGTCCTGCAGTCTTCCCTCAG gagCATGTAGGACCAAGAAGACATGGCCGGTGAGCTTCtctcaggaggagctgaggaaacgTCTCACTCCCAAGCAGTTCCATGTGACTCAGGAAAGAGGAACTGAGAG TGCGTTCGCTGGTGAATTCACAGATCATAAAGATGATGGCACCTACACGTGTGTTGTCTGTGGAAATCAGCTGTTCAG CTCCAAGACTAAATTTGACTCTGGATCAG GTTGGCCATCCTTCTTTGACCTGGTGAAGGAGGAGTCTGTGACTGTGACCGATGATTTCTCCTATGGGATGCACAGAGTGGAGACCACCTGCAACCAG tgtggcGCTCATCTGGGACACCTGTTTGATGATGGACCAAGACCCACAGGGAAGCGCTACTGCATTAACTCAGCCTCACTGGCCTTCCAGCCCAAAGACAcggcctcctccacctccacctccagcccCGCGGCTGAGGGCGGAGCTGCCAGCAGCTCAGCGAGCGATGGGAAGACGGAGCTCTGA
- the msrb3 gene encoding methionine-R-sulfoxide reductase B3 isoform X1, producing the protein MAVLLRRGLSVALHRAVSGSVCRPALRAAPLGACRTKKTWPVSFSQEELRKRLTPKQFHVTQERGTESAFAGEFTDHKDDGTYTCVVCGNQLFSSKTKFDSGSGWPSFFDLVKEESVTVTDDFSYGMHRVETTCNQCGAHLGHLFDDGPRPTGKRYCINSASLAFQPKDTASSTSTSSPAAEGGAASSSASDGKTEL; encoded by the exons ATGGCCGTCCTCCTCAGACGTGGGCTCTCGGTGGCCCTGCATCGTGCTGTCAGCGGCTCAGTGTGCCGCCCTGCGCTGCGTGCTGCTCCTCTAG gagCATGTAGGACCAAGAAGACATGGCCGGTGAGCTTCtctcaggaggagctgaggaaacgTCTCACTCCCAAGCAGTTCCATGTGACTCAGGAAAGAGGAACTGAGAG TGCGTTCGCTGGTGAATTCACAGATCATAAAGATGATGGCACCTACACGTGTGTTGTCTGTGGAAATCAGCTGTTCAG CTCCAAGACTAAATTTGACTCTGGATCAG GTTGGCCATCCTTCTTTGACCTGGTGAAGGAGGAGTCTGTGACTGTGACCGATGATTTCTCCTATGGGATGCACAGAGTGGAGACCACCTGCAACCAG tgtggcGCTCATCTGGGACACCTGTTTGATGATGGACCAAGACCCACAGGGAAGCGCTACTGCATTAACTCAGCCTCACTGGCCTTCCAGCCCAAAGACAcggcctcctccacctccacctccagcccCGCGGCTGAGGGCGGAGCTGCCAGCAGCTCAGCGAGCGATGGGAAGACGGAGCTCTGA